The nucleotide sequence ATCCAGGGCGCCGTTCACCGCCTGGATGATGTTCAGCTCGGGCACCTAGCGGGCCTCCAGCTCGGCCGCGATGACACCCTCGGCGGCCTTGTAGCTCGAGCGCACCAGGGGCGCCGAGGCGACGTAGCGGAAGCCCATCTTCCTTCCCTCGCGGGCGAAGGCCGTGAACTCGTCGGGGGTCCAGAAGCGCACGACCTCGTGGTGCTTGGGGCTCGGCCGCAGGTACTGGCCGAGGGTGAGGAAGTCGCAGTCCACGCCGCGCAGATCACGCATCGTCTCGAGGACCTCCTCCTCGCTCTCACCCAGGCCGAGGAGGATCGAGCTCTTGGTGAACCCGACCCCCTCCTCCTTCGCGATCGAGAGCACCTCCAGCGACTGCTCGTACCTCGCCCGCACGTCCCGGACGGTGCGGTGGAGGCGGGAGACGGTCTCGATGTTGTGGGCGAAGACGTCGGGCCTCGCCTCGGCGATCCGGCGGACCGCCTCGCGGCGCCCCTGGAAGTCCGGGGTCAGCACCTCGATGCGCACCTCGGGGGTCTTCTCGTGGATGGCCTCGATGCAGCGGGCGTAGTGGTCGGCGCCGAAGTCGGGCAGGTCGTCCCGGTCGACGCTGGTGAGCACCACGTAGCGCAGCCCCATGGCCTCGACCGCCTCGGCCACGTGCCGGGGCTCGTCGGCGTCGAGGGCCCCCTTGGGGTTCCCGGTGGTCACCGCGCAGAAGCGGCAGCCCCGGGTGCAGACCTCGCCCAGCACCATGATGGTGGCGGTGCCCTCCTTCCAGCACTCCCCCACGTTCGGGCAGCGG is from Deltaproteobacteria bacterium and encodes:
- the lipA gene encoding lipoyl synthase codes for the protein MRAPEEEKGSAPRSRTTLPPWFKVPLPGGEDYRRLKDLMREKKLATVCEEARCPNVGECWKEGTATIMVLGEVCTRGCRFCAVTTGNPKGALDADEPRHVAEAVEAMGLRYVVLTSVDRDDLPDFGADHYARCIEAIHEKTPEVRIEVLTPDFQGRREAVRRIAEARPDVFAHNIETVSRLHRTVRDVRARYEQSLEVLSIAKEEGVGFTKSSILLGLGESEEEVLETMRDLRGVDCDFLTLGQYLRPSPKHHEVVRFWTPDEFTAFAREGRKMGFRYVASAPLVRSSYKAAEGVIAAELEAR